Proteins from a genomic interval of Paenibacillus sp. FSL H8-0048:
- a CDS encoding phosphoenolpyruvate hydrolase family protein, giving the protein MNKLTRAEIMDRFKQEVKAGKILLGVGAGTGITAKSSEAGGADMLIVYNSGRYRMAGRGSLAGLLSYGDANQIVVEMGSEVLPVVKDTPVLAGVCGTDPFRVMEVFLKQLKEQGFSGVQNFPTVGLIDGVFRQNLEETGMGYGLEVEMIRIAHELDMLTTPYVFDPEQARAMAEAGADILVAHMGLTTKGTIGAVTALTLDDCVERIEAIIEAGRAVNPEIMIICHGGPIAEPEDAAYVIQRTKGIHGFFGASSIERFAAEQGITRQTESFKAIGQ; this is encoded by the coding sequence ATGAATAAACTGACCAGAGCCGAGATTATGGATAGATTCAAGCAAGAGGTGAAGGCGGGCAAAATTCTTCTTGGTGTCGGGGCAGGCACGGGGATTACCGCCAAGAGCAGTGAGGCAGGCGGAGCGGATATGCTGATTGTGTATAATTCAGGCCGTTACAGAATGGCAGGACGCGGTTCACTGGCAGGCTTGCTGTCGTATGGGGACGCCAATCAGATCGTGGTGGAGATGGGCTCGGAGGTGTTGCCTGTCGTCAAGGATACGCCCGTTCTGGCAGGGGTATGCGGCACCGACCCGTTCCGGGTGATGGAGGTCTTCCTGAAGCAGTTGAAGGAGCAGGGCTTCAGCGGTGTGCAGAATTTCCCGACAGTGGGTCTGATCGATGGCGTATTCCGGCAGAATCTGGAGGAGACCGGGATGGGCTACGGGCTGGAGGTCGAAATGATCCGTATCGCCCATGAGCTGGATATGCTGACCACCCCGTATGTATTTGATCCTGAACAAGCGCGGGCCATGGCAGAAGCAGGCGCAGATATTCTGGTTGCCCACATGGGTCTCACCACCAAGGGCACCATCGGTGCAGTTACCGCGCTGACGCTGGACGATTGTGTAGAGCGTATTGAAGCGATTATCGAAGCCGGACGGGCGGTCAATCCGGAGATTATGATTATCTGCCACGGCGGCCCGATTGCTGAGCCGGAGGATGCGGCTTATGTCATTCAGCGGACGAAGGGCATCCATGGATTCTTCGGCGCATCGAGCATTGAGCGCTTCGCCGCGGAGCAGGGAATCACCCGCCAGACCGAGTCGTTCAAAGCGATTGGGCAATAA
- a CDS encoding energy-coupling factor transporter transmembrane component T family protein, whose translation MSTATAWGQYVHSNSVIHQLDPRTKLVSVVVFTLCCMQLRSPCGYLAAAVLAGSSMRLSRLPLRLYLGGLRPVLLFLLLPLCYHLLFNRSQAGIMTEIFNLWRILLPVAFALVLTRTTKPLDLAKGLEVMCKPLARLGIPVEAFALMVMLAVRFIPTISQELDRILMAQKARGCEIGSLRGRQRLQACLRLIIPLLVTTIGRAEQLAMTIEARAYGDGRGRTSFRVLHFSRMDAAAGGIMLVYTLLILSGWRPW comes from the coding sequence ATGAGCACTGCGACCGCTTGGGGGCAGTATGTCCATTCCAATTCTGTCATTCACCAGCTTGATCCGCGGACCAAGCTGGTGAGCGTCGTTGTGTTCACCCTGTGCTGTATGCAGCTAAGATCACCCTGCGGATATTTGGCAGCTGCTGTACTTGCAGGGAGTTCCATGCGGTTATCCCGTCTCCCGCTTCGTCTGTACCTCGGCGGCTTACGGCCGGTGCTCTTGTTCCTGCTGCTGCCGCTATGCTATCATCTTCTGTTCAACCGGAGCCAGGCCGGTATCATGACGGAAATATTCAACCTCTGGCGCATTCTGCTTCCGGTCGCGTTTGCCCTGGTCCTGACACGGACCACAAAGCCGCTGGATCTGGCCAAAGGCCTGGAAGTCATGTGCAAGCCGCTCGCCCGTCTGGGGATTCCTGTGGAAGCCTTCGCACTGATGGTCATGCTGGCGGTCCGCTTCATTCCGACCATCAGCCAGGAGCTGGACCGCATTCTTATGGCGCAGAAGGCACGGGGCTGCGAAATTGGGAGCCTCCGAGGCCGCCAGCGGCTTCAAGCCTGCCTGCGTTTAATCATTCCGCTGCTGGTTACTACAATCGGCCGGGCCGAGCAGCTCGCTATGACCATTGAGGCCAGAGCTTACGGAGACGGGAGGGGCCGGACCTCGTTCAGAGTGCTGCACTTCTCGCGAATGGATGCTGCGGCAGGGGGAATCATGCTTGTGTATACTCTGCTGATTCTATCAGGCTGGCGGCCATGGTAA
- a CDS encoding family 43 glycosylhydrolase gives MKAVNFAWKEQKWSRTSVKALLLSLVVLLMLPQWGGGAAAEESGPVTPETVMAAQGGTNVTDFYNVIMQTGADPWVYKHTDGYYYNTFVNASGVMVRRSKSIIGIEAGERSLAWSPVKGTMYSSNVWAPEMHYLKDTDGQYKWYIYFAADNGTNANHRMYVLENASADPMSGSWTFKGKITDATDRWAIDGTVLTIGDQHYFIWSGWEDTDGSFQNLYIARMSNPWTISSQRVLLSTPEYDWETSPGRINEGPQITIKGNKINLVYSANGSWTDSYSLGLITAGTSADLMNPASWTKLNQPIFASANGVYGPGHHSIVTSPDGTEDWIIYHSARWPGSGWTRNVRTQKFSWNTDNTPNLGEPVNPNNPIAVPSGEPARIRYEAEQALLVKDPAGASSPAVRRESSASGGMKITSLANTFDYAQFNVNVPETGFYVLSVRNSNGSANAGDASHILSVNGGSGASMNIVYSGANRWGASTAKIYLQQGDNVLRFFKGNNLADIDSLDLSRLNTSELLLGAPGYTLGLNETRSLPLYTVTGTTYSAVTAGVVLTSSDTNVAVIQAGNQVKAAGAGNATITASYNGKTATAAVNVKADPKTVQSLVLTGPEPVLISGQTSSPLWATALYNNYEVQDVTASAQYTSSNPGVAAIDPATHTVSAVQPGTALITAVSGGKQATYPITFINASNAVQVTTTLKTPSGVVPSIPVVVNSVYHNQPVQAQVTGSETAGLDFSTIGTVQMPVTLKIDGQEFSSTISVEVVPGYGLDEIVNQLRSKLANNSYPLGNGAGNYSGAKYADFVAAVDHAEALAGNAELTQAQFNAELNALAEAEAALLASLNTTQNGITYKAYRDFSGDTTGKYPYGITTQDLTNGAAAVVQEEAGNKFLRLTTTSVAGKANLFLPYAGDVNAEGNQRIVIEYRVRLNSNFQYANGAMVRNDSGTGNYSMVTAFDSGKILVQNGGSNKVKVRDFSLGTWYSIKMVANWDAKTYSVYINNETVPAATDFAFRHTGGSTLTGQLFGVDGYANASIDFDDFKVSVTGD, from the coding sequence ATGAAAGCGGTTAATTTTGCCTGGAAAGAACAGAAGTGGTCCAGAACAAGTGTCAAAGCTCTGCTGCTCAGCCTCGTGGTCCTGCTCATGCTGCCTCAGTGGGGAGGGGGCGCTGCGGCGGAAGAATCGGGGCCGGTTACGCCGGAGACGGTGATGGCAGCACAAGGGGGAACGAACGTGACGGATTTCTACAATGTCATCATGCAGACCGGGGCCGATCCCTGGGTATACAAGCACACGGACGGCTATTATTACAACACCTTTGTTAATGCCAGCGGCGTCATGGTCCGCAGGTCAAAGAGCATTATCGGCATTGAAGCAGGCGAGCGGAGTCTGGCTTGGTCGCCCGTTAAAGGAACCATGTACAGCTCCAATGTGTGGGCGCCAGAGATGCATTATCTCAAGGATACGGACGGTCAGTACAAATGGTATATCTACTTCGCAGCCGATAACGGAACCAACGCCAACCACCGCATGTATGTGCTGGAGAATGCCAGTGCCGATCCGATGAGCGGAAGCTGGACCTTCAAAGGCAAGATTACCGATGCCACGGACCGCTGGGCGATTGACGGCACTGTGCTGACGATCGGTGACCAGCACTACTTCATCTGGTCCGGCTGGGAGGATACCGATGGCAGCTTTCAGAATCTGTACATTGCCAGAATGAGCAATCCATGGACGATCAGCTCGCAGCGCGTGCTCCTGTCCACACCGGAATATGACTGGGAGACCTCCCCCGGCCGGATTAATGAAGGACCGCAGATTACGATCAAGGGGAACAAGATCAATCTGGTGTACTCCGCCAACGGAAGCTGGACAGACAGCTATAGCCTCGGATTAATCACAGCCGGCACCAGCGCCGATCTGATGAATCCCGCTTCCTGGACCAAGCTTAACCAGCCGATCTTCGCAAGCGCGAACGGTGTCTATGGCCCGGGCCATCACAGTATCGTGACTTCACCGGACGGTACCGAGGACTGGATCATCTACCATTCCGCCCGCTGGCCGGGCTCAGGCTGGACCCGCAATGTCCGCACGCAGAAGTTCTCCTGGAATACAGACAACACGCCGAACCTGGGAGAGCCTGTTAATCCGAACAATCCGATAGCAGTCCCATCAGGCGAGCCGGCCCGAATTCGTTATGAAGCCGAACAAGCTCTGCTTGTAAAAGATCCGGCTGGCGCTTCATCCCCGGCGGTCCGGCGCGAAAGCTCCGCCTCCGGCGGGATGAAGATTACCAGCCTCGCGAACACCTTCGACTATGCCCAGTTCAATGTCAATGTGCCGGAAACGGGCTTCTACGTGCTGTCCGTGCGTAACAGCAACGGCTCAGCGAATGCGGGGGATGCCTCTCATATCCTGTCGGTCAACGGCGGCTCCGGAGCGTCGATGAATATCGTCTATTCCGGCGCGAACCGCTGGGGAGCCTCTACGGCGAAAATCTATCTTCAGCAGGGAGACAATGTTCTCCGCTTCTTCAAGGGGAACAATCTGGCGGACATCGACAGCCTGGATTTATCCCGGCTGAATACCTCGGAGCTGCTGTTGGGGGCTCCCGGATATACGCTGGGACTTAACGAGACCCGCAGCCTGCCCCTCTATACAGTAACAGGAACTACCTATTCTGCTGTCACGGCAGGCGTGGTCCTGACCTCGTCTGATACGAACGTAGCCGTTATTCAAGCTGGGAATCAAGTGAAGGCCGCCGGAGCAGGAAATGCAACCATTACCGCCTCCTATAACGGCAAAACCGCAACCGCAGCAGTTAACGTCAAAGCTGATCCGAAAACAGTGCAGTCCTTGGTGCTCACCGGGCCGGAGCCTGTGCTGATCAGCGGCCAGACCAGCTCACCGCTGTGGGCAACAGCACTTTACAACAATTATGAAGTTCAGGATGTAACCGCGAGTGCTCAGTACACCAGCAGCAATCCAGGCGTGGCGGCCATTGACCCGGCAACCCATACAGTAAGTGCTGTTCAACCGGGCACGGCGCTAATTACAGCCGTATCAGGCGGCAAGCAAGCTACTTACCCAATAACATTTATTAACGCTTCAAATGCCGTTCAGGTCACAACAACACTGAAGACGCCTTCGGGAGTGGTTCCTTCAATTCCAGTAGTTGTTAATTCTGTATACCATAACCAGCCGGTTCAGGCACAGGTAACCGGCAGCGAGACGGCAGGTCTGGACTTCAGTACCATTGGCACGGTTCAGATGCCTGTGACCCTCAAGATAGACGGGCAGGAGTTCTCTTCCACGATTTCTGTAGAGGTTGTGCCGGGCTATGGCCTGGATGAGATCGTGAATCAGCTTCGCAGCAAGCTGGCTAATAACTCCTATCCGCTTGGGAACGGGGCAGGCAATTATAGCGGAGCCAAGTACGCTGACTTCGTTGCCGCCGTGGATCATGCGGAGGCGTTGGCCGGTAATGCGGAATTGACGCAGGCGCAGTTCAATGCAGAGCTGAATGCACTTGCTGAAGCGGAAGCCGCCTTGCTGGCTTCACTGAATACCACACAGAACGGGATAACCTATAAGGCTTACCGGGATTTCTCCGGCGATACAACCGGCAAATATCCCTATGGCATTACAACGCAGGATCTGACGAATGGCGCCGCCGCTGTGGTTCAGGAGGAAGCAGGCAATAAATTCCTGCGGTTAACCACAACCTCAGTAGCAGGCAAAGCCAACCTCTTCTTGCCTTATGCGGGCGATGTAAACGCTGAGGGGAATCAGCGGATTGTTATCGAGTACCGTGTCCGGTTAAACAGCAACTTCCAGTATGCCAACGGCGCTATGGTAAGAAATGATAGCGGGACCGGAAACTATTCGATGGTGACAGCGTTTGATTCCGGTAAAATCCTGGTGCAGAATGGCGGTTCCAACAAGGTCAAGGTGAGAGACTTCTCGCTGGGCACGTGGTATAGCATCAAAATGGTCGCGAACTGGGATGCCAAGACGTACAGCGTCTATATCAACAATGAAACTGTTCCGGCTGCTACAGATTTCGCCTTTCGTCATACGGGCGGCAGCACATTGACCGGACAACTGTTCGGCGTTGACGGCTATGCGAATGCGTCTATCGACTTCGACGACTTCAAGGTCAGTGTTACCGGAGATTAA
- a CDS encoding ATP-binding cassette domain-containing protein produces MGYALRDISVRLDGRDILRSVSCHLQEGKWISLIGRTGAGKSTFAKVVKGLIPFYRGEYTQHGQPMPKDRHGRLKVVPQIGYVFQYPEHQLFAATVEQELAFALTVQGVSRTSVDQAIHAVMEKVGIPAVLLPQNPFQLSGGLKRRVAIASVLIADPELLILDEPAAGLDPGSRRSLLSRLRSWQKENRRTVLFISHQLEDVAEYSDEVILFHEGRSLGHYGVNELFLKRPEQMEQAGLPLPEPVQLLRLMEQLSGQRLEPASCREADIMERVRAVWHGKGKLA; encoded by the coding sequence ATGGGCTATGCGTTAAGGGATATAAGTGTAAGGCTGGACGGCCGGGATATCCTGCGTTCGGTAAGCTGCCATCTGCAGGAGGGGAAGTGGATCTCGCTGATCGGCCGGACCGGGGCCGGGAAGTCTACTTTTGCCAAGGTGGTTAAAGGGCTGATTCCCTTCTATAGAGGCGAATACACACAGCATGGACAGCCTATGCCAAAAGACCGCCACGGACGGCTGAAGGTGGTTCCGCAGATCGGCTATGTTTTTCAGTATCCGGAGCACCAGCTCTTTGCGGCGACGGTGGAGCAGGAGCTGGCGTTTGCGCTCACTGTGCAGGGGGTATCCAGAACAAGCGTGGACCAAGCTATTCATGCGGTTATGGAAAAGGTGGGGATACCCGCTGTGCTTCTTCCGCAGAATCCGTTCCAGCTCAGCGGGGGGCTGAAGCGGCGGGTGGCGATAGCTTCTGTGCTGATTGCGGACCCGGAGCTGCTGATTCTGGATGAGCCGGCGGCAGGGCTTGATCCAGGCAGCAGAAGGTCACTGCTCTCCCGGCTCCGAAGCTGGCAGAAGGAGAACAGGCGGACGGTGCTGTTCATTTCCCATCAACTGGAGGACGTAGCCGAATATTCGGATGAGGTGATTCTTTTCCATGAAGGGCGCAGCTTGGGTCACTACGGGGTGAATGAATTATTCCTGAAGCGCCCGGAGCAGATGGAACAGGCTGGCCTGCCTCTGCCGGAGCCGGTGCAGCTCTTAAGACTCATGGAGCAGTTATCCGGGCAGAGGCTGGAGCCGGCAAGCTGCCGGGAAGCCGATATTATGGAACGGGTCAGAGCAGTCTGGCACGGCAAAGGCAAGCTGGCATGA
- a CDS encoding Tm-1-like ATP-binding domain-containing protein: MKTIAIAGTFDTKGEEYLYIKQLAEELGLKALMIHTGVFEPAFLPEVSNREVASAAGVELDELVAKKDRALATEVLSKGLEQLVPRLYQEGKFDGIISFGGTGGTSLVAPAMRALPIGVPKVLVSTVASGNTAPYVGTSDIMMIPSVVDVSGLNSISTRIFSNAMFAIAGMLLFEADYEPEKKPLVAATMFGVTTPCVTEARKYLEERGYEVLVFHATGIGGQSMEALIEAGFIEGVLDLTTTEWADELIGGVLNAGPHRLEAAGRNRIPQVVSVGALDMCNFGPADTVPEKFKDHRFYQHNPTVTLMRTTVEENEQIGRKLAEKLNMATESTVLMLPLGGISAIDVEGQPFYGREEDRMLFDTLRRQVDRSRVELIEMDCAINDPAFAEAAARKLVDLMQAAKA, translated from the coding sequence ATGAAGACGATCGCTATAGCTGGAACGTTTGATACGAAGGGTGAGGAGTACCTGTACATCAAGCAGCTTGCAGAGGAGCTGGGCCTCAAAGCCCTGATGATCCATACCGGTGTTTTCGAGCCGGCCTTCCTTCCCGAGGTGTCTAACCGGGAGGTCGCTTCCGCCGCAGGGGTGGAGCTGGACGAGCTTGTTGCTAAGAAAGACCGGGCGTTAGCTACAGAGGTGTTGTCAAAAGGACTGGAGCAGCTCGTTCCCCGGTTATACCAGGAGGGCAAGTTTGACGGCATTATTTCCTTCGGGGGCACCGGCGGAACATCACTGGTTGCTCCTGCTATGAGGGCCCTGCCGATTGGCGTACCGAAGGTGCTGGTATCGACGGTGGCCTCCGGAAATACCGCCCCCTATGTCGGTACCAGCGATATTATGATGATTCCGTCTGTCGTGGATGTCTCAGGCCTCAATTCGATCTCGACAAGAATATTCAGCAATGCGATGTTTGCCATCGCAGGCATGCTCCTGTTCGAAGCAGACTATGAACCGGAGAAAAAGCCGCTGGTAGCAGCCACCATGTTCGGAGTGACCACGCCTTGTGTGACCGAAGCGCGCAAATACCTGGAGGAGCGCGGCTACGAGGTGCTGGTATTCCATGCAACCGGAATTGGCGGACAATCGATGGAGGCGCTGATCGAAGCGGGTTTCATTGAAGGAGTGCTGGATTTAACCACTACCGAATGGGCGGATGAGCTGATCGGCGGCGTCTTGAATGCAGGGCCGCACCGCCTGGAGGCCGCAGGCCGCAACCGTATTCCGCAGGTCGTCTCGGTGGGCGCTCTGGATATGTGCAACTTCGGACCGGCGGATACCGTACCGGAGAAGTTCAAGGACCATAGGTTCTATCAGCATAATCCCACCGTCACCCTGATGCGGACGACCGTGGAGGAGAATGAGCAGATCGGCAGAAAACTGGCCGAGAAGCTCAATATGGCGACAGAGAGCACGGTGCTGATGCTGCCGCTTGGCGGCATTTCAGCCATTGATGTGGAGGGGCAGCCTTTCTACGGCCGTGAAGAGGACCGGATGCTGTTCGATACCCTGCGCCGGCAGGTGGACCGCTCAAGGGTTGAGCTGATCGAAATGGACTGTGCGATTAATGATCCGGCTTTTGCCGAGGCGGCAGCCCGGAAGCTGGTTGATCTCATGCAGGCTGCGAAGGCCTGA
- a CDS encoding biotin transporter BioY gives MRIKELVYAALFAALIAVLGLIPPVSLGIIPVPVTAQTLGVMLAGCFLGWRTGALSLIVFLILIALGLPVLPGGRGGLAILVGPTGGYLFSWPLAAGLIGWFAEAVWPKLRAWKLFAVNLIFGVLLVNLIGASAMAWITHTPLWTGLAGSAAFLPGDLIKALLAAVITMQLRALSPLEDKRRG, from the coding sequence TTGAGAATTAAAGAGTTGGTCTATGCGGCCTTATTTGCCGCGCTAATCGCGGTGCTGGGCTTGATTCCGCCCGTATCCCTAGGCATTATTCCTGTACCTGTCACTGCCCAGACGCTTGGCGTCATGCTGGCCGGCTGTTTCCTGGGCTGGCGGACGGGTGCGCTCAGCCTGATCGTTTTCCTTATCCTCATTGCGCTAGGCTTGCCGGTCTTACCAGGCGGACGCGGCGGGCTGGCTATCCTGGTTGGACCGACAGGAGGCTATTTGTTCAGCTGGCCGCTGGCAGCCGGGCTGATCGGCTGGTTCGCTGAAGCGGTCTGGCCGAAGCTCCGGGCCTGGAAGCTGTTCGCTGTTAATCTGATCTTTGGCGTTCTGCTCGTTAATCTGATCGGCGCTTCGGCCATGGCCTGGATCACACATACTCCGCTCTGGACCGGACTTGCCGGGTCTGCGGCTTTTCTGCCCGGAGATCTGATCAAGGCTCTGCTGGCCGCCGTCATCACCATGCAGCTCCGGGCGCTCAGTCCGCTTGAAGACAAGAGAAGGGGATAG
- a CDS encoding biotin--[acetyl-CoA-carboxylase] ligase gives MTVKEHILALLDSNKGEYFSGEDIAGRLSVTRSAVWKAIKALQSDGYSIQAVTNKGYSLSPQTDILSAAAVSKYLDPRGQKLRLEVFKSVASTNELVKALASGGESEGKVILSEEQTAGRGRKGRPFFSPAGTGIYMSILLRPRLSAADATLLTTSAAVAVALAIERVSDLSTQIKWVNDVFMNGKKVCGILTEASLSLESEWLDYAVLGIGINVTLPSGGFPAELSEVATSIYQAGNPEGDLRNRLTAEVLNRFMAYYEQLKERLFLPDYRQRMMSLGETIMVVKEHQEQPATAVDIDNDCRLKVRYPNGEEEYLSSGEVRILL, from the coding sequence ATGACAGTCAAAGAACATATCCTGGCCTTACTGGACAGCAATAAGGGTGAGTACTTCTCCGGCGAGGATATCGCCGGGCGGTTATCCGTGACGCGCAGCGCAGTCTGGAAGGCCATCAAAGCACTGCAAAGCGATGGCTACTCCATTCAGGCCGTTACCAATAAAGGATACTCCCTGTCCCCGCAGACGGACATTCTGTCCGCCGCAGCGGTGTCCAAATACCTGGATCCCCGGGGCCAGAAGCTGCGGCTTGAGGTCTTCAAGAGCGTGGCTTCCACGAACGAGCTGGTGAAGGCGCTGGCTTCCGGCGGAGAATCGGAAGGCAAAGTCATTCTCTCGGAGGAGCAGACCGCCGGGCGTGGCCGGAAAGGCCGGCCTTTCTTTTCCCCTGCGGGGACAGGCATCTATATGAGCATTCTGCTGCGTCCCCGGCTGTCGGCGGCGGATGCTACGCTACTGACTACCTCTGCTGCCGTTGCGGTTGCTCTGGCTATCGAGAGAGTGTCCGACCTCAGCACACAGATCAAATGGGTGAATGACGTATTCATGAACGGTAAAAAGGTGTGCGGAATCCTCACCGAGGCTTCCCTGTCTCTGGAGAGCGAGTGGCTGGATTATGCTGTGCTCGGGATCGGGATCAATGTGACACTGCCCTCCGGCGGCTTTCCCGCAGAGCTGTCTGAGGTTGCGACCTCTATCTATCAGGCAGGCAATCCCGAAGGGGATTTGCGGAACCGGCTTACAGCCGAAGTGCTGAACCGCTTCATGGCCTATTATGAGCAGCTTAAGGAACGGCTGTTCCTGCCCGATTACCGCCAGCGCATGATGTCCTTGGGCGAGACAATTATGGTTGTTAAGGAGCATCAAGAGCAACCGGCAACCGCCGTTGATATCGACAATGACTGCCGCCTGAAGGTCCGGTATCCGAATGGCGAAGAGGAATATCTGTCGAGCGGCGAGGTTCGTATTCTGCTCTAA
- a CDS encoding ATP-binding cassette domain-containing protein, with the protein MLIFDRVNYDYRQREPVLRQLSFGIHPGEFVAVTGANGSGKSTAAKLMNGLLRPRRGEVRLGALSTLNRDDLVSIRERAGLVFQNPDDQFITASVLDEVVFGLENLRVPGAEMRQRAEAALRAVQMEAYADASPHQLSGGQKQRAAVAAVIAMQPEILILDEATSMLDPQGRQELLQLLHGLHRQGLTIIHITHHMDEVLAADRVLLLNNGELAYDGPPSRLFSNNSIAGQALELPFTARLYQALGLDVSVSADWKEGIRQLWAMR; encoded by the coding sequence ATGCTGATTTTTGACCGGGTGAATTATGATTACCGGCAGAGGGAGCCTGTGCTCCGCCAGCTTAGCTTCGGGATTCATCCCGGTGAATTCGTAGCCGTCACCGGAGCGAACGGCAGCGGCAAATCCACAGCCGCCAAGCTAATGAACGGGCTGCTGCGGCCTAGAAGGGGAGAGGTAAGATTGGGGGCACTTAGTACCCTGAACCGGGATGATCTTGTGAGCATCCGTGAGCGGGCCGGACTTGTCTTCCAGAACCCGGACGATCAGTTTATCACGGCGTCGGTGCTGGATGAAGTGGTGTTCGGACTGGAGAATCTGCGGGTGCCGGGAGCAGAGATGAGGCAGCGTGCAGAGGCTGCCCTGCGGGCTGTGCAGATGGAAGCCTACGCAGACGCCTCTCCGCATCAGCTATCCGGCGGACAGAAGCAGCGGGCCGCCGTGGCTGCTGTTATCGCCATGCAGCCGGAGATTCTGATCCTGGATGAAGCAACCTCCATGCTCGACCCGCAGGGGAGACAAGAGCTTCTTCAGCTTCTGCATGGCCTGCACCGGCAAGGCCTGACGATCATCCACATCACGCATCATATGGATGAGGTGCTGGCCGCTGACCGCGTTCTGCTGCTAAACAACGGGGAACTGGCCTATGACGGGCCGCCTTCCCGCTTGTTCAGCAATAACTCTATCGCCGGGCAGGCGCTGGAGCTACCTTTTACAGCCAGATTGTATCAGGCTCTTGGACTAGATGTATCCGTAAGCGCGGACTGGAAGGAGGGGATCAGGCAATTATGGGCTATGCGTTAA
- a CDS encoding phosphoenolpyruvate hydrolase family protein — MNRPAILERLQTQLREGNHIIGVSTGTGITAKVAADSGADFILMLNSGKFRQMGRSSLAGFLPFCNSNEMVMDFASKEIVPLVRDTPVLFGLNANDPTREMSLYIEEIKARGFAGVNNYPTVGLIDGVFREALEEDGISYDREVEAIRLAHQQGLFTVAFVFDESQAVQMAEAGADVICVHLGLTVGGLLGARKVVSLEAAKAKALRILTACGEVKPEVIKMIYGGPVKTPVDVQYMYSSNTQIMGYIGGSAFERIPSEMSITSITRDFKRLGKLDEDDLMVKMLSGITRHYDYVEFVKEYVAQNYSEEVVFADLAKVAHVSRSYLSSLFKKEVGCSFQSYLVGFRMQKAAILLQAPHLPLSEVSAMVGYPDYAQFSRMFKKLMGCSPKQYKSNLNTKT, encoded by the coding sequence TTGAACCGGCCTGCTATTCTGGAACGGCTCCAGACACAGCTTCGAGAAGGCAACCATATTATCGGTGTCTCAACAGGCACGGGAATTACAGCCAAGGTTGCCGCTGACAGCGGAGCAGACTTCATTCTCATGCTGAATTCGGGCAAGTTCAGGCAGATGGGGAGAAGCTCGCTGGCTGGGTTCCTGCCCTTCTGCAACAGCAATGAGATGGTGATGGATTTTGCCTCGAAGGAGATAGTGCCGCTGGTGAGAGACACTCCGGTGCTGTTCGGGCTGAATGCGAATGATCCAACGAGAGAAATGTCCCTTTATATAGAAGAGATCAAGGCCAGAGGCTTCGCGGGAGTGAACAATTATCCGACGGTCGGCCTGATCGACGGGGTGTTCAGAGAGGCGCTGGAGGAAGACGGGATCAGCTATGACAGAGAGGTTGAGGCTATACGTCTGGCTCATCAGCAGGGGTTGTTCACCGTGGCCTTCGTCTTCGACGAATCCCAGGCGGTCCAAATGGCCGAAGCGGGGGCAGATGTGATCTGTGTGCATCTCGGCCTGACCGTAGGCGGATTGCTGGGGGCGCGGAAGGTCGTCTCCCTGGAAGCTGCCAAGGCGAAGGCCCTGCGCATTCTCACTGCCTGCGGGGAGGTTAAGCCTGAAGTCATTAAGATGATTTACGGCGGGCCGGTCAAGACTCCGGTTGATGTTCAGTACATGTACAGCAGCAACACGCAGATAATGGGCTACATTGGCGGCTCAGCCTTTGAACGGATTCCCTCCGAGATGTCGATTACATCCATAACCCGCGATTTCAAGCGCCTGGGCAAGCTGGATGAGGATGATCTCATGGTCAAAATGCTCAGCGGCATCACCCGGCATTACGATTACGTAGAATTCGTCAAAGAATATGTCGCCCAGAATTACAGCGAGGAAGTTGTGTTCGCAGATCTGGCCAAGGTGGCGCATGTGTCACGCAGTTATTTGAGCAGCTTATTTAAAAAAGAAGTCGGGTGCAGCTTCCAGAGCTATCTGGTCGGTTTCCGTATGCAAAAGGCTGCCATCCTGCTCCAGGCCCCGCACCTGCCATTATCCGAGGTGTCCGCAATGGTCGGCTACCCCGACTATGCCCAGTTCAGCAGAATGTTCAAAAAGCTTATGGGCTGCTCGCCCAAGCAGTACAAATCTAACCTAAACACAAAAACATAG